The DNA region TTGGTAAAACTTAATACACCGGCATCCGTTTTGACTTCTAAGTGGTCACGTTTCGCTGGTGCCACAACCGCCTGCAGGAAAACAACTAACACAACTAAGGCTACAAAGGCTAAACCAGCTAACATGGCCCATTGACCATAGGTATTGCCTAAGACAGTCTCTTTAACGAAAGGTGTTAGGTATTGAATTGGGTAAAACAAGGCAATTGCAGCTAATAATGCAACCAAGCCCACTAGGGTTAATATAATTTGTAGAAATCTTCTAAAACCACCCATCGGATCCCCTCCTAATTTGTTTATACAATATAAATGATTATCTATAGGTTACAATAAAAGTTATGACAATTCAAACAATCCGCATGATAATTCGAAAACGAAACAAAAGATTTTCTAAGACTTGCCAAACATGTTACACTATATAAAAATAAGTAGATAAATATTTAAACAAAGGAGTCAATCTATAATGAAGACAGTCGTTATTAGCGGATCTAATGTCGGTACTAAATCACGTGTCGCCGCAGATGAATATATTAAACAAGCTCAAAACTACCGACCCGATGCGGATATTGAGCTTATCGACCTAGCTGAAAAGGATATGGTCTTTTCAGATGGGCGTAACTATTTTGAATATCCCGGTGATACTGGAGAAGTTCTTAAAACAATTATGGCAGCTGACGTCTTAGTCTTCACCCTACCAACTTTTCAAGCATCCTATCCTGCCACAGTAAAAAACTTATTCGACCTATTGCCTGTAAATGCCTTCCGTGACAAAGTAGTAGGCATCATCAATACCGCTGGTTCTCCGCGTCATTATTTAATGGTTGAAACCCAGTTAATGCCCATTTTAAATTATATGAAAGCAACAGTCGTAAACAAGTATGTATTCATTGAAGACCGCGATTTCAGTCGCAATGAAATCGTCAGCGATGACATTATTTTCCGAATCGAACGCCTAGTAGACGATGTCTTCACAATGGCAGATGTACAAGCTGAAATTCAAGCCAAAAAAGATGCTGCATATGGTTTTTAACAACTTTCATCATAGACAAAAAATAGCGTGCCTTTAGAAGCTTACTCAACTTCTCAAGACACGCTATTTTACGACACATATTTGTTATTTTTAATCATCATTTTTCAAACGACAATCACTTAATTTGATTGCATTAATTCGTCTACATAAGCCACAACATCTGGTTGGTTAGCTTCAATTTCTGCAATTTTATCAGCAAATTGTGGTAAGTGGGCTTTATGCGCATATAATAATTCGTCTAATACACGTTTTGCTGTTTGACCGGCTGGTACTAATGGGTTGATTGTAAAGGCATGTAAGGCAGCACCATAATCGCCATCGATTGCAGCACGGATAACCGTTTCTTCCATCCCTTTCATCAATTGCAACATACCACGTGCTGCAGGCATAAATTCGCCCCAGTTGAACGGTACCGCACCATGACTAGTGATTTGGGCAGATACCTCTACAATAGCGTCATATGGTAAGTCTTGGATCGTACCATTATTTTCTGTTGATACAACCATTACTGTCCGTTTATCGTTATAAATAGAAGCAATTACCTCACAAGCAGCATCAGAATAGTAAGTTCCCCCACGTTGTGTTAATTCTTCAGGTTTATAGTCTAAGTTTGGATCTTTATATAACTCAAACAATTGTTGCTCAGTCTTCTTCACGACTTGTGCACGCGTTTCACCTGCTTCAAACTCTTCAATTGAATGTTGTAACATCTCATCTTCAGAGTAATAGTAACGGTGGTAACCACAAGGTAACATGCCTAAATCTTGAATTTGTTCAATATGATAGTTGGCATCATGAATATTCTTCAAAGCTGATTCTGGGCCATCATCTGATTTTTTGTATAGTAAATCAATGACTTTAGCTGTTAATTCCTTGCCTTGACGGTCCCAAACTTTATGCCAGTGGAAGTGGTTAATACCAGCAAATTGGTAGAACAAGTCTTCCTGTTCAACATCCAACTGCCCGGCAATATCCATACAGTGGGTAATCGGCACATTACATAAACCAATTGTCCGCTTCCAACCGAATTGTTTAATCGCTGCTTCAGTGACCATCCCCGCTGGATTGGTAAAGTTAATCAACCAAGCATCCGGACATTGTACTTTCATATCTTCAATAATTTGACCGATAATCGGAATGGTTCTAAAGGCCTTCAACATCCCACCAGCACCATTAGTTTCTTGACCTAAAATCCCGTGAGATAAAGGAATACGTTCATCCTTCACCCGTGCATCCAGCAAGCCCACACGAAATTGCGTTGTGACGAAGTCCGCATCTTTCAAGGCATTGAACCGGTCTAAAGTTAAGGTAACCTTCCAGTCTAAACCAGCAGCCTTTACCATTCGCTTAGCCATTTCCCCAACAATATTTAATTTTTCCTGCCCTGCCTCAATATCCACTAAGACAATCTCATCAATTGGCATCTCATCTTTACGTTTAATGTAACCCTCAATTAACTCCGGTGTATACGAAGAACCGCCACCGATTGTGACAATTTTTAACCCTTTAGCCATCCTGTGTAACCTCCTATAATATGATTACCCTTATCATATTTGAAATTGTAACCCTTTACAACATGAACAAGTCAAATAGTAAGGCCAAACACAAAGTAAGCCCATCTAATTGAAATTCTTGTGTCACCCTTACACAAAATATGCTATTATTTGTAAAAAGGGGGCACCGCCATGTTGCTGATTGAACAAATGAAATCCACACATTTTTCCCACGCTGAACAATCCTTAGTGCAGTACATGATTGAACATCCTGAAAAACTTGACCAATTAACGACGACACATTTTGCAGAAATTACCCATACTAATCCAACTAGCCTCATCCGCGTTGCCAAGAAACTAGGTTTTAAAGGTTGGACCGATTTAAGATCGGCCTACCTTGACGAATGGGTATATTTAAATAGCCACTACAACGCCGTTGACGCCAATCGTCCTTTTAAAAAAAATGATTCCCTAGCAACCATTGCCAATAAAATGGCTAACTTAGAACAAAATACCATCCAAGACACTCTATCTTTATTGGATTACCAAGAGATTCAAAAGGCACAAGATATTCTATTGAAGGCTAAGAATATTAAAATATTTGGTAGTCACACAAATGCCATGATTTCTCAGGAATTTGTAACGAAGATGCGTCGGATTAACCGCGACGTGACTATCGCCTCTTCCTTTCATTATGTAGATTATGAAGCTTATCATTCAGACCAAGACTCCTGTGCTATTATCATTTCCTATTCAGGGGAAAATGCTAGTTTGATTAAAAATATGGAGATTCTTAAACATAAAAAGGTCCCTATCATCAGTCTGACTAGTATTGGTGACAACAAAATTTCCCAAATGAGCGATTGTCGCTTACACATTACTACACGGGAAAAACTCTATTCAAAAATTGGTAATTTTACCTCAAATACTTCTATTATTTATCTGCTTAATCTGCTTTATGCCATCGTCTTTGCGAACGACTACGATGAAAACCTAGACCATATTATTACAGTAGGTAAGCACTTTGACCAAAGAACCACAAGTGTTGATATTATGCGTGAAAATTAAGCGAAAGCTTAGAATAAAAATATTTAGATACACGATTTAATAGGATAAATTCTCAACAATATCATATTTCTCCAAACTAAAAGAGCCGCCCTTTTATGGACGACTCTTTTCTTATTAATTAACTTCAATTTGTGCTTCTGGGTTATTGAAAACTTCTTCGTTTAGAGTACCTAAACGTTTTGAGGTTACAACACCTGCTAGGATTGAATCGTTAACGTTTAAGGCTGTACGGCCCATGTCAACAATTGGTTCAATTGAAACCATTAAACCAATGATTTCTACTGGTAAGCCTAGGGTTCCGAATACGATTAGTGATGCGAAGGTTGCACCACCACCCACACCGGCCACACCGAATGATGAAATAACGATAGTTCCAATAATGGTTAACCAAACCATTGGGTCAGATAGGTCCATACCCACTGTTGGGGCTACGATGGCTACTAACATGGTTGGGTAGATACCAGCACAACCGTTTTGACCGATGGATAAACCAAAGGTACCGGCAAAGTTAGCTGTTGCATCTTCTACACCTAAAGCATCTGTTTGTGTCTGGATGTTCATTGGTAATGCCCCACCACTTGAACGTGATGTAAAGGCAAAGCCTAATACAGAAGATGCTTTCTTGAAGTAGTTGATTGGGTTGACTTTGAAACCAACTAAGATCAAGGCATGAATTGCGAACATAATAATAATGGCTACGTAAGCTGCGATAACGAATGTGGCCATATTCAATAGGGCTTGGAAGCTTGATGATGCCATGGCTTTAACCATTAAGGCAAAGATACCATAAGGCGCCATTCTCAAGACTAATGTCACGATACGTGAAACGATGGCGTCTAACATATCGATCATTTTCTTAAAGTATGAAGCTTCTTCTGGGTGTTTTCTTGCGACACCTAGATAAGCGACACCAACGAATGCTGAAAAGATCACTACTGCGATGTTACTTGATTGACGTAAGCCCGCTAAGTCTTCAAAGATATTTGTTGGGATAAATGACAGGATTTGTTGCGGTAGGGTTGTATCAGCGATTTCAGCTTGGCGCTCTTGGATATAAGCGATTCGTGCTGTTTCGGCTGCCCCTTGGGTAAATTCTGCACCGTCTAAGTTGAATAGTAAGGCAATGGATAAGCCAATAACGGATGCAACGGCTACTGTGATAATTAATACAGCTAGGACGTTGAAACCTATTTTGCCAAGGTTCTTCTCACCTTCTACTCGGGTAAAGGCGCGGACTAGTGAAACGAAGATTAATGGTACAACAAGCATTTGCAAGAAGGATACGTATCCGTTCCCGATGATGTTGACCCAATCTAAAATTGTTGTGGTTGTACTTGAGTCGGAACCAAATAGTAATTGAATAATAATACCAAAAACAATCCCAATACCTAATCCGATAAAGACACGGTTTGAATATTTCACGTGTTTCCCTGCTAAACGGTTTAGGAATAACAATACAAGTACAAAAATAGCTAATGTAATGATAACTGCCATCTTGTCTTCCTCCTGAATATTGATATAAATGTGGTGCTGATTAAGAATCAGCAGATCCAATTACATCATTCAACTGGTCGTTCAAAATGCCAATGAATCGTTCGGCTTCGCTAGATAGTTTACGGTATTTGTTTTGAATGTAAATAATATGGTTGTCTTCAACATCTGTAACAGGGACGGTGGTCATCATATCACGGAATGGTGAAGTCAATATACCTGTACCCACTAGGATAGCGTCGGTTTTCACTAAGACATTAATTGAAGTCGCCCGGTCGCTGACGTAAATGGTTGATTGTGTAGAGCCTTCTCCCAAGTCCAATGCTTCCTCAGTTAATTGAGCTGAGGAACCTTGTGTCTGTTCGAATGTAACAGATGGATAGGCCAGCAAATCTGCTTGGGTTAGGCTTTCTCTATCTGCTAAGGGATGTTGTTTACCGACGAAAACATGGGGTTGAAAGGCCCCGATTTCTGTATAGCTCAACTCGTTATGGTTTAGGTACTGCTTAATGACCTTTTGGTTGTAAGCATTCATGTATAAAATCCCGATTTCAGAATAGGCATTTTTGACATTTTCCATTACATCAGTTGTTGAGGTTTCTAATAAACGATAATGGTGGGCGCGATCTTCATCATTTGCAACCAATACCGCAAAAGCTTCTGACACAAAGTCATAATGCTGACTAGATACTGAAAACAATTTTTTTCGGTCGGCATCTAAGTAACGATTCTCCATAACGGATACCTGCGACAAGACGTCACGGGCGTACGATAAGAATTCGCTACCTTCTTCAGTAATGAAGATACCGCGTTTTGTGCGCTCGAAGATTTGTAAGTCATACATTTCTTCCAACTCACGAATGGCCGTTGATAAAGAAGATTGCGCCATGAACAGCCGTCTAGCTGCCTCACGGAATGATCCGCTATCAGCGACGACAACAGCATATTTTAGTTTTTGAAAGTTCATGGCTCTCTCCATCCTTCCCTTGTGAACTCTTACACTCACAATTTTCTATATTACACTAATCACATTCGTTTTTCACTATTACTGCTCACAGATGATCACTTTTTTAAACGTTAAAAGCTTGGTTGATATCTGCCACTAAATCATCACTATTTTCAATCCCTGTTGATATCCGTAAAACCTTGTCAGTTAGGCCGTATTGTGCCCGTAATTCAGTTGGGATATCCGCATGCGTTTGTGTTTCTGGGTAAGTAATTAAACTTTCTACCCCACCTAAACTCTCTGCAAAAGTAAAAATCTTCAAGCTGTTCAATGCATCGCGAATAATTCCAGCGTCTTTCACTGCGAATGATACCATACCCCCGCGTCCTGAGTAATACACTTTCTCAATTGCTGGGTGGTTTTCTAAAGCTTCTACTAAGGATTTGGCGTTCTTTTCATGTTGTTGCAAGCGAACTGCCAAGGTTTTTAGTCCACGCATGATCAACCAACAGGCAAAAGGATCTAAAGTTGCCCCTGTTGTATTCAATTGGAAGGCTAATTTTTCATTGATATCTTGATCCTTGCTGGCTACTAAACCACCTAAGACATCATTGTGACCACCAATATATTTCGTTGCTGAATGGATGACAACATCCGCCCCTTCTTCAAGTGGGCGTTGGATGAGTGGTGTGTAGAAAGTATTGTCTACAACAACTACAGCGCCAACTGCATGGGCACGTTTAGAAATTTCCGCAATATCAAATTCCACCATCATTGGATTAGTTGGTGTTTCGATGAAGACTAATTTCGGTCCTTTTTCAATTTCAGCGTACACTTCATCTTCTGTTAAACAGTAAGTGAAGTTGTAGAAGCCCTTTTCCTCCATGTGATGGAAGTAACGGTATGAGCCACCATATAAATCTTGTAGGGTAACGACTGTATCACCATGTGATAATAAGCCTTCAATAACTAATTGAATAGCTGCCATACCTGATGACGTAGCAAACCCTTGTTCACCATTCTCCAAAACTGCAATTGCTTCTTGCAAGACGTCACGAGTTGGGTTGGCCGTACGCGTATAGTCGTAACCAGTGGATTCACCTAGGCCTGGGTGTTTATAGGCTGTTGAGAAATATAGTGGCGTGTTAATCGCACCATAAGCCTTGTCACTACGGTTACCAATTTGTGCAAGCAAAGTTTCAATATGTCGTTCTGTCATCGTCATTACCGTCCTTCTATTAAAATTCAATTAAATTCCGTTATCGCTTTTACCAATCATAACATGGTTTAAATGATTAAAATTTATGGATATTAGAACGG from Aerococcus urinaeequi includes:
- a CDS encoding NADPH-dependent FMN reductase; its protein translation is MKTVVISGSNVGTKSRVAADEYIKQAQNYRPDADIELIDLAEKDMVFSDGRNYFEYPGDTGEVLKTIMAADVLVFTLPTFQASYPATVKNLFDLLPVNAFRDKVVGIINTAGSPRHYLMVETQLMPILNYMKATVVNKYVFIEDRDFSRNEIVSDDIIFRIERLVDDVFTMADVQAEIQAKKDAAYGF
- a CDS encoding 6-phospho-beta-glucosidase; protein product: MAKGLKIVTIGGGSSYTPELIEGYIKRKDEMPIDEIVLVDIEAGQEKLNIVGEMAKRMVKAAGLDWKVTLTLDRFNALKDADFVTTQFRVGLLDARVKDERIPLSHGILGQETNGAGGMLKAFRTIPIIGQIIEDMKVQCPDAWLINFTNPAGMVTEAAIKQFGWKRTIGLCNVPITHCMDIAGQLDVEQEDLFYQFAGINHFHWHKVWDRQGKELTAKVIDLLYKKSDDGPESALKNIHDANYHIEQIQDLGMLPCGYHRYYYSEDEMLQHSIEEFEAGETRAQVVKKTEQQLFELYKDPNLDYKPEELTQRGGTYYSDAACEVIASIYNDKRTVMVVSTENNGTIQDLPYDAIVEVSAQITSHGAVPFNWGEFMPAARGMLQLMKGMEETVIRAAIDGDYGAALHAFTINPLVPAGQTAKRVLDELLYAHKAHLPQFADKIAEIEANQPDVVAYVDELMQSN
- a CDS encoding MurR/RpiR family transcriptional regulator, with the translated sequence MLLIEQMKSTHFSHAEQSLVQYMIEHPEKLDQLTTTHFAEITHTNPTSLIRVAKKLGFKGWTDLRSAYLDEWVYLNSHYNAVDANRPFKKNDSLATIANKMANLEQNTIQDTLSLLDYQEIQKAQDILLKAKNIKIFGSHTNAMISQEFVTKMRRINRDVTIASSFHYVDYEAYHSDQDSCAIIISYSGENASLIKNMEILKHKKVPIISLTSIGDNKISQMSDCRLHITTREKLYSKIGNFTSNTSIIYLLNLLYAIVFANDYDENLDHIITVGKHFDQRTTSVDIMREN
- a CDS encoding L-cystine transporter, with the protein product MAVIITLAIFVLVLLFLNRLAGKHVKYSNRVFIGLGIGIVFGIIIQLLFGSDSSTTTTILDWVNIIGNGYVSFLQMLVVPLIFVSLVRAFTRVEGEKNLGKIGFNVLAVLIITVAVASVIGLSIALLFNLDGAEFTQGAAETARIAYIQERQAEIADTTLPQQILSFIPTNIFEDLAGLRQSSNIAVVIFSAFVGVAYLGVARKHPEEASYFKKMIDMLDAIVSRIVTLVLRMAPYGIFALMVKAMASSSFQALLNMATFVIAAYVAIIIMFAIHALILVGFKVNPINYFKKASSVLGFAFTSRSSGGALPMNIQTQTDALGVEDATANFAGTFGLSIGQNGCAGIYPTMLVAIVAPTVGMDLSDPMVWLTIIGTIVISSFGVAGVGGGATFASLIVFGTLGLPVEIIGLMVSIEPIVDMGRTALNVNDSILAGVVTSKRLGTLNEEVFNNPEAQIEVN
- a CDS encoding LysR family transcriptional regulator, which gives rise to MNFQKLKYAVVVADSGSFREAARRLFMAQSSLSTAIRELEEMYDLQIFERTKRGIFITEEGSEFLSYARDVLSQVSVMENRYLDADRKKLFSVSSQHYDFVSEAFAVLVANDEDRAHHYRLLETSTTDVMENVKNAYSEIGILYMNAYNQKVIKQYLNHNELSYTEIGAFQPHVFVGKQHPLADRESLTQADLLAYPSVTFEQTQGSSAQLTEEALDLGEGSTQSTIYVSDRATSINVLVKTDAILVGTGILTSPFRDMMTTVPVTDVEDNHIIYIQNKYRKLSSEAERFIGILNDQLNDVIGSADS
- a CDS encoding aminotransferase class V-fold PLP-dependent enzyme, coding for MTMTERHIETLLAQIGNRSDKAYGAINTPLYFSTAYKHPGLGESTGYDYTRTANPTRDVLQEAIAVLENGEQGFATSSGMAAIQLVIEGLLSHGDTVVTLQDLYGGSYRYFHHMEEKGFYNFTYCLTEDEVYAEIEKGPKLVFIETPTNPMMVEFDIAEISKRAHAVGAVVVVDNTFYTPLIQRPLEEGADVVIHSATKYIGGHNDVLGGLVASKDQDINEKLAFQLNTTGATLDPFACWLIMRGLKTLAVRLQQHEKNAKSLVEALENHPAIEKVYYSGRGGMVSFAVKDAGIIRDALNSLKIFTFAESLGGVESLITYPETQTHADIPTELRAQYGLTDKVLRISTGIENSDDLVADINQAFNV